The following coding sequences are from one Gossypium raimondii isolate GPD5lz chromosome 4, ASM2569854v1, whole genome shotgun sequence window:
- the LOC105780482 gene encoding protein EARLY RESPONSIVE TO DEHYDRATION 15, whose product MEILSQRPSSFSTLNPNAPLFVPLAYRTVEDFSDEWWALVQSSPCFRDYWLQERFHDPQNDDADLLFPDDLDAVFDDYDEFFFDPTCEGKEEDTQKELVPVGAFKWRKGRAVSESTRFLEKAPKIVNVKVSPRNIHQPR is encoded by the exons ATGGAGATTCTTTCTCAACGACCATCTTCTTTCTCAACTTTGAATCCCAACGCTCCATTGTTTGTTCCGTTAGCGTATCGGACGGTGGAGGATTTCTCTGATGAGTGGTGGGCTCTCGTCCAATCCTCCCCGTGTTTCCGCGACTACTGGCTTCAAGAACGTTTCCACGATCCCCAAAACGACGACGCCGATCTTCTTTTTCCCGACGATCTTGATGCCGTCTTTGACGATTACGACGAATTTTTCTTTGACCCTACCT GTGAAGGGAAGGAAGAAGATACTCAAAAGGAATTGGTACCCGTTGGAGCATTCAAATGGCGGAAGGGGCGAGCTGTGAGCGAGTCAACTAGGTTTCTTGAGAAAGCGCCCAAGATCGTGAATGTGAAAGTGAGTCCGAGGAATATTCACCAACCAAGGTAG
- the LOC105779229 gene encoding GDSL esterase/lipase At2g30310 — translation MSTSKSNLFMVALLLVSMTIINTSGASAGTNPKFPAIIIFGDSTVDPGNNNYIDTIFKGNVAPYGINFPGHVPTGRFSDGKLVTDFVASSLGIKDAVPPFLDPNLSDDDLRAGVSFASAGSGYDDLTTLLSNVITVSRQVEMFRSYIEKLKGIVGDEEANNIIAQALVVVSAGTNDLIFNFFDIPTRRLEFDISGYQSFLLQRLEDFVKQIYDLGCRNIVVAGLPPVGCLPVQMTVRLENPMNRQCLEDQNSDARSYNEKLVKLLPEIQAEVPRSKLVYADIYQPLMDMIIHPQQYGIVETTVGCCGTGVLGLSLFCNSVTSACGNPSQYVFWDSVHPTQQVYRQLAKYIVKEVVPKLLPN, via the exons ATGTCAACCTCAAAGTCCAACCTCTTCATGGTCGCACTACTACTAGTCTCGATGACCATCATCAACACCAGCGGCGCCAGCGCCGGCACCAACCCAAAGTTCCCTGCCATTATCATCTTTGGTGACTCAACAGTGGATCCCGGTAACAACAACTATATCGACACAATCTTTAAAGGCAACGTAGCCCCATATGGGATAAACTTTCCAGGCCACGTTCCTACAGGCAGGTTTTCGGATGGCAAACTTGTTACGGACTTTGTGGCATCTTCTTTAGGGATCAAAGATGCCGTACCGCCTTTCTTGGACCCAAATCTATCAGACGATGACCTCCGCGCCGGTGTTAGCTTTGCCTCTGCTGGTTCCGGATATGATGATTTAACTACATTGTTGTCCAATGTCATCACGGTTTCAAGGCAAGTTGAGATGTTTAGAAGCTACATAGAGAAGCTTAAGGGAATTGTAGGAGATGAAGAGGCCAACAACATCATTGCTCAGGCTCTGGTGGTAGTCAGTGCAGGAACTAATGaccttattttcaatttcttcgaTATACCAACAAGACGGTTGGAGTTCGACATTAGCGGTTACCAAAGTTTTCTGCTGCAAAGACTAGAAGACTTTGTTAAG CAAATATATGATTTGGGATGTCGAAACATTGTCGTGGCTGGTTTACCTCCAGTTGGATGCCTGCCGGTTCAAATGACCGTCAGACTTGAGAATCCAATGAATCGACAATGCTTGGAGGATCAGAACTCAGATGCGCGATCTTATAATGAGAAGCTGGTGAAATTGTTGCCTGAAATACAAGCGGAGGTGCCAAGGTCCAAACTTGTGTATGCAGACATTTATCAGCCATTGATGGACATGATCATTCATCCTCAACAATATg GAATTGTAGAAACAACAGTGGGTTGCTGTGGCACCGGTGTCCTGGGGCTTTCATTATTCTGTAACTCGGTGACATCGGCATGTGGAAATCCTTCACAGTATGTGTTTTGGGATAGTGTTCATCCAACCCAACAAGTTTACCGACAACTTGCCAAATACATCGTCAAGGAAGTCGTTCCCAAATTATTACCAAATTAA
- the LOC105780133 gene encoding amino acid transporter AVT6C: MSSSAITSANAPLLGENKPPAKHTSVSSAVFNVSTSIIGAGIMSIPATLKVLGVIPAFMLIVIIAWLADISVEFLMRYTHAGKSTTYAGVMKESFGRIGSVLVQLCVITNNLGCLIIYLIIIGDVLSGNQPEGSVHLGVLQEWFGIHWWNSRAFSILFIVAFVMLPLVSFRRVDALRFSSALAVFLAVLFVSISSVMAIDALIEGKTETPRLLPYLDSNASFFDLFTAVPVIVTAFTFHFNVHPIGLEMDKPSDMMKAVRISLILCGTIYFTVGIFGYLLFGESIMPDILVNFDQNSGSALGSLLNDVVRLSYALHLVLVFPLLNFSLRANIDEFLFPSRPILAKDNTRFMSLTLILLAICYLSAIAIPNIWYFFEFMGSTSAVSLAFVFPGAIALRDVHGISTSRDRIVSAVMIILASVTSVIAISSNIYSFFT; encoded by the exons ATGTCTTCTTCGGCCATCACCAGTGCAAATGCACCGCTCCTCGGGGAAAACAAGCCACCTGCAAAGCATACATCGGTCTCCAGCGCTGTGTTCAATGTGTCAACTAGCATTATTGGTGCTGGAATTATGTCAATCCCAGCAACTCTCAAGGTGCTAGGAGTAATCCCAGCATTTATGTTGATAGTGATTATAGCTTGGCTAGCAGACATCTCGGTTGAATTTCTGATGAGGTATACACATGCTGGGAAGTCAACCACTTATGCCGGTGTCATGAAGGAGTCGTTTGGGCGGATTGGATCTGTCCTGGTGCAGTTATGTGTCATTACAAATAATCTTGGTTGCTTGAtcatttatttgattattattg GGGATGTTCTTTCAGGAAATCAACCTGAAGGATCAGTGCACTTAGGCGTTTTACAAGAATGGTTTGGCATTCACTGGTGGAATTCCCGTGCcttttcaatccttttcattgTTGCTTTCGTTATGCTTCCATTGGTTTCATTTAGGCGTGTAG ATGCATTAAGGTTCAGTTCTGCATTAGCAGTTTTTCTAGCTGTGCTGTTTGTTTCCATCAGTTCAGTGATGGCAATAGATGCACTTATCGAAGGGAAAACCGAAACCCCGAGACTGCTGCCTTACTTGGACAGCAATGCCTCTTTTTTCGATCTCTTCACTGCTGTCCCGGTTATTGTAACAGCTTTCACTTTTCATTTCAATG TTCATCCAATTGGTTTAGAGATGGACAAACCTTCTGATATGATGAAAGCAGTCCGAATTTCACTGATACTCTGCGGTACCATCTACTTTACAGTTGGGATCTTCGGATACCTTCTTTTTGGTGAATCGATCATGCCTGATATACTTGTTAATTTCGACCAAAATTCTGGTTCAGCACTCGGTTCTTTACTCAATGATGTAGTTCGGTTGAGCTATGCCCTTCACCTAGTGCTGGTGTTTCCCCTCTTAAACTTCTCATTAAGGGCCAATATTGATGAATTCCTTTTCCCAAGTAGGCCTATCCTGGCAAAAGATAACACCAGATTCATGTCCCTCACTCTTATTCTGCTAGCCATTTGTTACTTGTCAGCCATAGCCATCCCTAACATATGGTATTTCTTTGAATTTATGGGATCAACCTCTGCAGTCAGCCTTGCTTTTGTCTTCCCGGGTGCTATTGCTCTTAG GGATGTTCATGGCATATCGACATCAAGAGATCGGATTGTGTCTGCAGTAATGATAATTTTGGCTTCTGTTACAAGTGTAATAGCCATTTCCTCTAACATATACAGCTTTTTCACCTGA